One Candidatus Nitronauta litoralis genomic window, CTTCCGTATTAGATAGAAGGTCGAGATCGTTTTCTGTTCCATCTACCGCACAACAGTCTCCAACCCATTTTGAAAGCGAAGACGCACGAACCTCGGGGTCCTGTATGATTCGGGAAAATTCTTCCAGCAAACGAACTTTGATATTTGCATCAAGGTCAGCTGCGTCCTCCACTGTGTCCACAATTCTGCAAAACAAATAGGCGACCAGAATACTGTTTTTCAGATCACCTTCCAGAACGCAAATGTTGAGCGCAAAGGTACGGCTGACTTTCGGCAGCGCCTGTTCACAATATTCCCAATCGTTCATGGACAAAACAATTCCGGAACTCCGCCTTTAAAAAAAGCCGGGGCTCACTCTAGCAAAGTTGTAGCTCGTTTTTGGGGTTCGGCTATTGTGTTTTTCAGGAGGCAGTGACGGGTTGCTCCAGCGAATCCATTTCCTGGGCAATTTTCAGAATGGCCGTGTGCACTTCGTTGATGACCCACTCTGGTGTGCTGGTACCTGCGGTGATACCCACATGCTGCTTACCCTGAAACCATTGTCGATCAAGCTGCGAAGAATCTTCAATATGATGCGCTTCGACATTCTTTTCTTCGCACACAGCAACCAGCTTTTTTGTGTTGGAGGAATTATATCCACCAATCACAATCATCAGGTCAACCTGGTCAGCCAGTTCCCGGACGGCTACCTGCCGGTCCCGCGTAGGCTGGCAGACAGTGTTCACAAATGCCACCTCGTCAACACAATCCATTTCCCTGATTTTCTTAACCAGTGTCTCTACTTTTTCCACCTGTTGCGTGGTCTGGCTGACAATACCGAGTTTCCGCTTGCCGGTAGCCCGCAGTTTTTCGAAATCACCCTCATCACCAATCACTATATATTCTTTCAGATCCCCAACGATCCCTTTTACCTCAACATGCGCTTCCTGACCGATGACCACAGGAAAGTAATCTTTATCCACCATGGATTTTATCTGGCTGTGTACACGCATCACAAGAGGGCAGCTTGCATCGAACACAACAAACCCGGCATCGGTAAGCTGGGTTTTCATTTTTTCCGCAGCACCGTGGGCCGTGATCATCACTTTCTTGGTTTCAACACCCTCGAGCCCATCCACACCATTCACGAGGGAGATCCCATTCTTTTTCAAAGCTTCATTAACCTGCCGATTATGAACCAGTTGCCCGACAATAGTCAGATCGTCCTTGAACTGGGGTTCCAGAGCCATATTGATAGCGTCTTTTACTCCAAAACAGGTGCCAAGCGCACTTGCCAGCGATACTTTCATAAGGATGTCCTTATTTTTCCGGTTTCTAGAAGTATTTTTCCGGTAAAATCATAGCAAATCCTACCGGGGTTGGGAATAAAAATCCCGGATCTGGAACACTTGATTATTTGAATAACAGGTTTTTTATGATCTGAAGGGTCGTCTGCCCCCCAATTTCCGCGATACTTTCTGTTAAAGGAATGTGTTTAGGACACACTTCGACGCAAACCTGAGCGTTACCGCAATCTGCGATTCCCCCCTCACCCATCACCGCTTCCAGCCTTTCCTCTTGATTATATTTGCCGGTTGGGTGGGCATTAAATAGCCGAACCTGACTAAAAGTGGCTGCTCCGAGGAAGTTGTTGTCTTTCGAAAACTGGGGACACGCTTCGAGACAACACCCGCAGGTCATACACTCCGACAAGACATAACGTTTGGCCCGTTCATTTTCCGGGAGCACCGGTCCTTCCCCAATATCGTGAGTACCATCAATATTGATCCAGGCCTTTACTTTTTTGAGGTTTTCAAACATGCGACTGCGGTCAACATGCAAATCCCTGACAACGGGAAATTTCGACATTGGTTCCAATGTTATCGGATGAGACAGTTTATCGACCAGAGCGGTACACGCTTGCCTCACCCGACCATTAATAACCATGGTACAAGCCCCGCAAACTTCCTCGAGGCAATTACATTCCCATACAACAGGATTGATGGAAACGCCGTTACTGGTTTCCGGACTTCGCTGAATATCCTGAAGGCAGGAAATAATATTGGAATGATCCTTGAAAGGGACATTAAATTCCTGCCAGTAGGGTTTTGAATCCGGGGCATCCTGCCGTTTTATTTTAATGGTAATATTTTTTGTTGTCATGGTATCAATCGTATTTTCTGGGACGTGGTGGCACAATCGAGGTGTCTACCGGTTCGTAACTGATATTGGGTTTTCCTTCATCGTAATGGGCGATGGTGGTTTTCAACCACCTCTCATTATTCGCCTCAAACCGTTTCATGTAAGCCAAGTGCCCATCCGGGAATGATTCTTCCGGCACTTCACCGTAATTCTTTTGCTCCATGTAATCAACATACTCGTGTGGATCAAAATCCGAGGGCTGTTTGAGATCGAACTCTGGTTTGTAGTGGGCTCCCCGAAATTCGTTTCGCATCAGGGCACCCATAGCGATGATCCGTGAAAGGTGGATCATGCAATTCAATTGATTGATAAAACTCGGTGTCGGATTGGCCCAGTGAGTGGTGTCAAGACAGCGAATATCATGAGAGCGTGTTTCGATATCGTCGATCATTGAAAGAGCTTTATTCAGTTTAGTGTTGTCCCGAACAATCAATACATTTTCCATCATCGTATCGCCCAACTCTCTGTGCAAGTCATAAGGGTTTTCACTGCCCTGCATGGACTTGATCTTACTGAACCTGTCCTTCCACTTGTGCGCTGCTTTTTCAAACACCTGCGGCTCTACGTTTTCAAATACCTTTTTCTGGTTTTTGGCATACTGGATTAAACCAGGCCCCATCATCAATCCCGTATAGATACAACTGAGCAGGGAATTGGCACCAAGCCTGTTCGCGCCGTGATATTGAAAGTCTGCTTCACCCGCAGCGTATAACCCTGGAATAGAAGTCATCTGATTGCGCGGAGACTGATGGTCAATCAGTCCATGACCGTCGTCCTTGAAATCGGTCCAAAGCCCCCCCATGGAATAATGCACGGCCGGAAAAATTTTCATCGGCACATTCCGTGGGTCGTCGCCCGTAAATTTTTCATAAATATCAATGATACCGCCCAGCCGATTGTCGAGGTATTCTTTTGGATGATGCGTCAAATCGAGGTAAACCATAGGTTCACCCACAATACCCATCTTCTTATTGAAAACCACATCGTAAATTTCCCGGCTTGCCACATCACGCGGCACCAGATTGCCAAACAGGGGGTAGTTTTCTTCCAGGAAATAATAGCGTTCGTTTTCTGGCACCTCTCGCGGGGGTCGGGAATCGCCTGGTTTTTTGGGAACCCAGATGCGCCCGCCTTCTCCCCGTGCAGATTCACTCATCAAACGCAACTTGTCATGCCCCGGTATTGCTGTCGGGTGAATCTGAATAAATTCCGGGTTGCCGTATTTCGCTCCCTGCAAATAGGCCGAAGTTGCAGCCGCTCCTGTGCAGACCGTTGATCCTGTCGATCGACCGTAAACCTGCGATGGACCTCCAGTAGCCAGGACAACGGCATCGCCGCCAACGGTAAAAATTTCTCCCGTTCGCAAATCGTGCAGGACCGCTCCCTTGCATACTCCATCGTGGTCAATCACTGCTTCAAGGTACTCGTGCCATTCAAGTTTTGTCACCTGGCCATCGTGCTCATAACGACGCACTTGCTCATCGAGCGCATACAGGAGTTGTTGTCCCGTAGTTGCACCGGCAAATGCGGTACGTGAATACAAGGTTCCCCCAAATCGACGGAATTCCAGATGTCCTTCCGGTGAACGGTTGAAAGCAACACCGAGGCGGTCCATCAGATGAATAATCGCTGGAGCTTGATAGCACATGTCCCGAACCAGGGGTTGATTGGCGAGAAAGTCACCGCCTTTGACCGTGTCGTAAAAATGAATTTCGGGAGAGTCGCCTTCACCCTTGGAGTTGATGGCCGCATTGATCCCCCCCTGGGCACAAACCGAATGCGACCGTTTGACTGCCTGGTAAGAAACGAGCGTTACCTTTGCCTTGGCTTCACAAAGTTTCATGGTGCAGGCCAGCCCGGCAAGGCCTCCACCGATCACAACAAAACTGTTTGGACGTTTTTCCATCAGGAAGCCTCACCCGGATGTGAAGCATCCAGAATGGTTGGCACAGTTGATTCAGGATGCATTGAAAATTCAAAAACGGTGGCTAACCCCATGACGGTGAGCGCCAACCCAACCAGTGAGAAAGCCAGAGCTGCATTACGTTGAGCCTTTTTACCAACGACCAACCCCCAGGAAATACAAAACCCCCAGAGACCATTGGCAAAATGGAAGGTTGCGCTGGTAATCCCAATCAAATAGAGAATACGCCCCGTCCAGGTACCGAATTGATTATTGAGTATATCGATTAAAAAAGGAGCCGCCTCAAACAAGTGCTTGTCATTAGTCCATTTGGGCACAACGGTAGTACCCACATGGTATATCAGGAACACAAACACAATGGCACCGGTTATTCGCTGCAGTGTGTAGAGACCGTTCCGGGGATAACGATAACGAGACAGGTTATATTTTGCCGACTTCGAAATGTAAAACCCCATGAAAGAATGAAATAACAGGGGGATGTAAATGAAAATAGTTTCAATCCAAATGAGGAAAGGGAGATTGTTTATTGCGTCGATGCTGAGTTGATAGGGAAGGACACCAACTGTTCTCAGGGAATTCACCGAAAGATGAACAACGAGGTAAGCTCCGATCGGAACTAGCCCAGTGAGGGAATGTATTTTAAGCAGAAGGAAATGTATTTGATCCTTGGAAAGTCGATCCATCCGCAATCACTCCAGCCCGGAAATAAACGTTTTTCCGCGAACATGAGATTCAACTCTACTAAGCGTACCTGGAAACAAAAAGAGGCCACTTAACGACAACCCTCTTCTACAACATTGTCACGTAAAGGTTTGCCTAACTCAAGTGTTTTGAACGAATAGGGGAAATTACTGAAATTTAGAAATCGTGCTCAAGGAGGGGGCGGTTTTTATAATCCGGATTTACTGGTTTGTCTTCTGAGGTTATTTTCAAAGATTGTGGTTCGTTAACAAATAAATCGACAAATCCGCATTTGCCACACACGCGGGGCTGGAGGGGTATTTTTTTTTCGATACCATGATCCTTTCGGACCACCATGATCAATTCAAGGTCACGACTGGTCCTTAAACCTATATCGCCCTTTAGAATTGCCTGGCTACCGCACCGACCGCAGGTATTAGGATCGCTCATGGTAAACCTCCATCAGGTCCAGTTACCAATTATCAGAGGGGCTCGAATATCAAAAATTATGGCCCTCGGAAAGGCAGTATAACAGGAGCCCCGGGCGGGGTCCAGCTTCCAATTCTAACTAAAAGGAGGCTGAAATACCCGGGGATTCCTTTACCTGAGTGATAACCCGCGGTTCCCGCTCTGTATTAATTAATTGGAGTAAATCCTTACTGGGACGAAAAGCCGGTTTCTTGCGTGCCGGAATCTCAATCTCCTCACCAGAAACGGGTTTTTTGCCCACACGTGGCCTGTATTCCTTCAACACAAACGACCCAAATCCCTGAATGGCAACTTTGCCATCAATTTTCAGGTTGGCTTCGACTGCATCGCAGAAAGCCAAAATAAGGCGGTCTGCTTCCAATTTTGAAATGTTCATTCTAATGGCTAGCTTCTCTGCCAGGTCTGATCTAATCATGGTTCGCCTCGAGCATTTAGTTAACAACGCCCTCTTACTTACAAAGAACGTGCCATTTCAAGAGATCAGCGATAAGCCCTTTACTTAAAATAAGTTATAAAACCGCACCTTAGAGGCAGCCACGTTATTCATTTATGGTATATTTCAACATTGTATGATTTTGTTAACATATTTTTGGAACTCCGCATGAAACAGCAAATTCACATCTACCTCACACATCCCCATGTATCCTGCTGGAATTTTAAGGAAAGGCATCGCGATTTGCTGGAGCAATCCATCCCAGGCTTCAAAGTAAAAACCTTTTTAAATTCAAAGGACTTTTTATCTCAATTGCCAGATGCGGGTGCGGTAATCGTCTGGTTTTTCAAGAAAGAATGGCTGGAAAAAGCCTCGCACCTGAAACTGATATCGACCCCTGCTGCAGGAACCGATTGGATTGCGCTGCCTGAGCCATCAGAATGTAATATTCTCCCCGAGGTCTGGCACGGCGGATTCCATGGCTCTATGATGGCAGAAAGTGTTCTGGGTGCGGCGTTCCACTTTCTCAAGGGATTTGAATTCTCGAGAAAAATACAGGGCCAGAAAAAGTGGGCACGCAAAAAGATTTCCGACAGAATAGAATCCCTTTACAAATCCAGGATTGTCATACTGGGGTTTGGCCGGATTGGGCAAGCTATTGGAAAAGCGTTTAAACCCTTTGGCTGCCAGATCACAGGAATAAAAAGATCCCTGGGAAATCAAGCCCCAGACTGGTTTGATGAGAAGGACCGACTGGCAACCTTTGATCAATTACCCGATCTTTTGCCTGAGACTGACCACTTTGTCCTGACTTTACCTGGTGGAAAGGAAACTGATGGGCTGTTGAAGCCTTCCCATTTTGAAAAACTCAATGGGAAAGTGATTTTTTACAATGTTGGCAGAGGAAACCCCTACAGAGAATCCGACCTGCTGCAGGCTTTAAACTCGAAAAAAATCCAACATGCCTACCTGGATGTGTTCGAACCTGAGCCATTGCCCGAGACTTCCCCTTTGTGGGAACTCGACAACGTGCTGATACAGCCGCATGTATCAGCCGCTTCTCCACAATATCTGGATTTGTATTTGGAAGAGTTTATCCAACGGTGGGTGAAATCCGATAAATAGGAAGTATCTCTATTAACTCAAGCTTCCTGGCCCAGAAATTTGACAAACTGGTTGAGTATATTGATATCAAATTCAGGGCCCATTTCATTTATCATTATGTCGAGAGCCTTGAAAGGAGTCATTGGGGCCTTATAAGCTCTGCGGGTGGTGAGCGCATCGTAAACATCCATCACCTTGCAAATACGCCCCTCGAAAGAAATATTTTCGCCGTTCAAACCTTGTGGGTAGCCGTTCCCGCTGAATTTTTCATGATGTTCGT contains:
- the ispH gene encoding 4-hydroxy-3-methylbut-2-enyl diphosphate reductase, whose amino-acid sequence is MKVSLASALGTCFGVKDAINMALEPQFKDDLTIVGQLVHNRQVNEALKKNGISLVNGVDGLEGVETKKVMITAHGAAEKMKTQLTDAGFVVFDASCPLVMRVHSQIKSMVDKDYFPVVIGQEAHVEVKGIVGDLKEYIVIGDEGDFEKLRATGKRKLGIVSQTTQQVEKVETLVKKIREMDCVDEVAFVNTVCQPTRDRQVAVRELADQVDLMIVIGGYNSSNTKKLVAVCEEKNVEAHHIEDSSQLDRQWFQGKQHVGITAGTSTPEWVINEVHTAILKIAQEMDSLEQPVTAS
- a CDS encoding succinate dehydrogenase → MDRLSKDQIHFLLLKIHSLTGLVPIGAYLVVHLSVNSLRTVGVLPYQLSIDAINNLPFLIWIETIFIYIPLLFHSFMGFYISKSAKYNLSRYRYPRNGLYTLQRITGAIVFVFLIYHVGTTVVPKWTNDKHLFEAAPFLIDILNNQFGTWTGRILYLIGITSATFHFANGLWGFCISWGLVVGKKAQRNAALAFSLVGLALTVMGLATVFEFSMHPESTVPTILDASHPGEAS
- the sdhB gene encoding succinate dehydrogenase iron-sulfur subunit produces the protein MTTKNITIKIKRQDAPDSKPYWQEFNVPFKDHSNIISCLQDIQRSPETSNGVSINPVVWECNCLEEVCGACTMVINGRVRQACTALVDKLSHPITLEPMSKFPVVRDLHVDRSRMFENLKKVKAWINIDGTHDIGEGPVLPENERAKRYVLSECMTCGCCLEACPQFSKDNNFLGAATFSQVRLFNAHPTGKYNQEERLEAVMGEGGIADCGNAQVCVEVCPKHIPLTESIAEIGGQTTLQIIKNLLFK
- a CDS encoding HU family DNA-binding protein; the protein is MIRSDLAEKLAIRMNISKLEADRLILAFCDAVEANLKIDGKVAIQGFGSFVLKEYRPRVGKKPVSGEEIEIPARKKPAFRPSKDLLQLINTEREPRVITQVKESPGISASF
- a CDS encoding D-2-hydroxyacid dehydrogenase, translated to MKQQIHIYLTHPHVSCWNFKERHRDLLEQSIPGFKVKTFLNSKDFLSQLPDAGAVIVWFFKKEWLEKASHLKLISTPAAGTDWIALPEPSECNILPEVWHGGFHGSMMAESVLGAAFHFLKGFEFSRKIQGQKKWARKKISDRIESLYKSRIVILGFGRIGQAIGKAFKPFGCQITGIKRSLGNQAPDWFDEKDRLATFDQLPDLLPETDHFVLTLPGGKETDGLLKPSHFEKLNGKVIFYNVGRGNPYRESDLLQALNSKKIQHAYLDVFEPEPLPETSPLWELDNVLIQPHVSAASPQYLDLYLEEFIQRWVKSDK
- the sdhA gene encoding succinate dehydrogenase flavoprotein subunit, giving the protein MEKRPNSFVVIGGGLAGLACTMKLCEAKAKVTLVSYQAVKRSHSVCAQGGINAAINSKGEGDSPEIHFYDTVKGGDFLANQPLVRDMCYQAPAIIHLMDRLGVAFNRSPEGHLEFRRFGGTLYSRTAFAGATTGQQLLYALDEQVRRYEHDGQVTKLEWHEYLEAVIDHDGVCKGAVLHDLRTGEIFTVGGDAVVLATGGPSQVYGRSTGSTVCTGAAATSAYLQGAKYGNPEFIQIHPTAIPGHDKLRLMSESARGEGGRIWVPKKPGDSRPPREVPENERYYFLEENYPLFGNLVPRDVASREIYDVVFNKKMGIVGEPMVYLDLTHHPKEYLDNRLGGIIDIYEKFTGDDPRNVPMKIFPAVHYSMGGLWTDFKDDGHGLIDHQSPRNQMTSIPGLYAAGEADFQYHGANRLGANSLLSCIYTGLMMGPGLIQYAKNQKKVFENVEPQVFEKAAHKWKDRFSKIKSMQGSENPYDLHRELGDTMMENVLIVRDNTKLNKALSMIDDIETRSHDIRCLDTTHWANPTPSFINQLNCMIHLSRIIAMGALMRNEFRGAHYKPEFDLKQPSDFDPHEYVDYMEQKNYGEVPEESFPDGHLAYMKRFEANNERWLKTTIAHYDEGKPNISYEPVDTSIVPPRPRKYD